In Nitrobacteraceae bacterium AZCC 1564, the following proteins share a genomic window:
- a CDS encoding phosphomethylpyrimidine synthase (product_source=KO:K03147; cog=COG0422; ko=KO:K03147; pfam=PF01964,PF13667; superfamily=102110; tigrfam=TIGR00190) codes for MNIRSNPDTTLPAVTTGGLPSSRKIYSVPDAAPDLRVPLREIILSEGAGEPNLPVYDTSGPYTDPNVIIDVNAGLPRHRIAWVKERGGVEEYEGRQIKPEDNGNVSASHAAAAFKAHHKPLRGVGNAPITQLEFARAGIITKEMIYVAERENLGRKKQLERAEAALADGESFGASVPAFITPEFVRSEIARGRAIIPCNINHAELEPMIIGRNFLTKINANIGNSAVTSSVEEEVDKMVWAIRWGADTVMDLSTGRNIHTTREWILRNAPIPIGTVPIYQALEKCDGDPVKLTWELYKDTLIEQCEQGVDYFTIHAGVRLAYVPLTANRVTGIVSRGGSIMAKWCLAHHKESFLYTHFEEICDLMRKYDVSFSLGDGLRPGSIADANDRAQFAELETLGELTKIAWDKGCQVMIEGPGHVPMHKIKINMDKQLKECGEAPFYTLGPLTTDIAPGYDHITSGIGAAMIGWFGCAMLCYVTPKEHLGLPNRDDVKVGVVTYKIAAHASDLAKGHPAAQLRDDALSRARFDFRWQDQFNLGLDPDTAVAYHDETLPKEAHKVAHFCSMCGPKFCSMKITQDVRDYAATLNDPDRVGLNISGTIEDGMAQMSEKFMKMGGEVYVEADAVKDSNRAL; via the coding sequence ATGAACATTCGCTCCAATCCCGACACCACATTGCCGGCCGTCACCACCGGCGGCCTGCCCTCGTCGCGCAAGATCTACTCGGTGCCTGACGCCGCGCCGGATCTGCGGGTGCCGCTGCGCGAGATCATTCTGAGCGAAGGCGCCGGGGAGCCCAATCTTCCTGTCTATGACACGTCAGGCCCCTACACCGATCCGAACGTGATCATCGACGTCAACGCCGGCCTGCCGCGCCATCGCATCGCGTGGGTGAAGGAGCGCGGCGGTGTCGAGGAATATGAAGGTCGTCAGATCAAGCCTGAAGACAACGGCAACGTCAGCGCGTCGCACGCAGCCGCCGCCTTCAAGGCCCATCACAAGCCGCTCCGCGGGGTCGGCAATGCACCGATCACCCAGCTCGAATTCGCCCGCGCCGGGATCATCACCAAGGAGATGATCTATGTCGCAGAGCGTGAAAATCTCGGCCGCAAGAAGCAGCTTGAGCGCGCTGAAGCCGCTCTTGCCGACGGCGAGTCGTTTGGCGCATCGGTCCCCGCTTTCATTACGCCGGAATTCGTGCGCAGCGAGATCGCGCGCGGCCGCGCTATCATCCCTTGCAACATCAACCATGCCGAACTCGAGCCGATGATCATCGGCCGCAACTTCTTGACCAAGATCAACGCCAACATCGGCAACTCGGCGGTGACGTCTTCGGTCGAGGAAGAAGTCGACAAGATGGTGTGGGCGATCCGATGGGGCGCCGACACGGTGATGGACCTGTCGACCGGCCGCAACATTCACACCACACGCGAATGGATCCTCCGCAACGCCCCGATCCCGATCGGCACCGTGCCGATCTATCAGGCGCTGGAGAAGTGCGACGGCGATCCGGTGAAGCTGACCTGGGAACTCTACAAAGACACGCTGATCGAGCAGTGCGAACAGGGTGTCGACTACTTCACTATCCATGCCGGTGTGCGTCTCGCCTACGTGCCGCTCACCGCCAATCGCGTCACCGGCATCGTGTCGCGCGGCGGCTCGATCATGGCGAAGTGGTGCCTGGCGCATCACAAGGAGAGCTTCCTCTACACGCATTTCGAGGAAATCTGCGACCTGATGCGCAAATACGACGTGTCGTTCTCGCTCGGCGACGGCCTGCGTCCCGGCTCGATCGCCGACGCCAACGACCGCGCTCAGTTCGCCGAACTCGAAACTCTTGGCGAGCTCACCAAGATCGCGTGGGACAAGGGCTGTCAGGTGATGATCGAAGGCCCCGGCCACGTGCCGATGCACAAGATCAAGATCAACATGGACAAGCAGCTCAAGGAATGCGGCGAGGCGCCGTTCTATACCCTTGGACCGCTGACCACCGACATCGCTCCCGGCTACGACCACATCACCTCGGGCATCGGTGCGGCCATGATCGGTTGGTTTGGCTGCGCAATGCTCTGCTACGTCACGCCGAAGGAGCATCTTGGTCTCCCCAACCGCGATGACGTCAAGGTCGGTGTTGTCACCTACAAGATCGCGGCGCACGCCTCCGATCTCGCCAAGGGCCACCCGGCGGCACAGCTGCGCGACGACGCGCTGTCCCGGGCCCGCTTCGACTTCCGCTGGCAGGACCAGTTCAACCTCGGTCTCGATCCGGATACGGCGGTGGCCTATCACGACGAGACGCTGCCGAAGGAAGCACACAAGGTCGCACACTTCTGCTCGATGTGCGGACCGAAGTTCTGCTCGATGAAGATCACGCAGGACGTGCGCGACTACGCCGCCACGCTGAACGATCCGGATCGGGTCGGGCTGAACATCTCCGGCACCATCGAGGATGGCATGGCGCAAATGAGCGAGAAGTTCATGAAGATGGGCGGCGAGGTCTATGTCGAAGCCGATGCCGTGAAGGACAGCAACAGAGCGCTGTGA